One stretch of Tenacibaculum sp. MAR_2010_89 DNA includes these proteins:
- the dnaG gene encoding DNA primase, protein MITQQTIDRVFEVAQVEEVIGEFVQLKKSGSSFKGLSPFTDERTPSFMVSPVKQIWKDFSTGKGGNAISFLMEHEHYTYPEAIRWLAKKYNIEIEETEQSDEQKEQMNERESMFLVSKFAKDYFHDLLMNSQNGRAIGLSYFKERGFREDIIEKFDLGYCKDEWDNFTKAALAKGYDLKYLKSTGLTIVKEGGAQDRKFDRFKGRVMFPIHSMSGRILGFGGRILTNDKKAAKYLNSPESEIYHKSKILYGLYHAKKEIAKQDNCFLVEGYTDVISFYQSGVENVVASSGTALTPDQIRLVNRLTKNITVLFDGDAAGIRASLRGIDLILEQGMNVKVVSFPEGEDPDSFAKAHSTAELKSYLEEKSQDFIEFKVSLLMEEAKNDPVKKAGLIRDIVTSISKIPDGIQKEVYVQECARIMDISERVLFSELAQLINKGASKNSTQSTQRASEKTKMELVKGKASGKGAQKIDQLTILEKEIIRILLLYGNEVIDFINWVDVVDKHGRPMLEKEEYQNSVSNELYLNLQEDEIEFSNELFRLTYYELVHQLNQKEKIVIDQLIMHENTNISSLVTNILMDEEKYTLSSWERKEVFVTETAKILPKLVTDAILNLRRVLIEKKIEGILQDIQEKQAVPDLEEISNYTELKKLLFEKLNRVV, encoded by the coding sequence ATGATTACTCAACAAACAATCGACAGAGTCTTTGAAGTTGCCCAGGTAGAAGAGGTAATAGGAGAGTTTGTACAATTAAAAAAGTCAGGAAGTAGTTTTAAAGGATTAAGTCCTTTTACAGACGAAAGAACCCCTTCTTTTATGGTATCTCCAGTAAAACAAATATGGAAAGATTTTAGTACAGGAAAAGGAGGGAATGCTATTTCATTTTTAATGGAACATGAACATTATACTTATCCTGAGGCAATTAGATGGCTAGCTAAAAAGTATAATATTGAAATTGAAGAAACTGAGCAGTCTGATGAGCAAAAAGAGCAAATGAATGAACGTGAAAGTATGTTTCTAGTTTCAAAATTTGCAAAAGATTATTTTCATGATTTATTAATGAATAGTCAAAACGGACGAGCAATAGGTTTGTCTTACTTCAAAGAAAGAGGTTTTAGAGAAGATATTATCGAAAAATTTGACTTAGGATATTGTAAAGATGAATGGGATAATTTTACAAAAGCTGCATTAGCTAAAGGCTATGATTTAAAATATTTAAAATCTACAGGATTAACAATAGTAAAAGAAGGTGGTGCTCAAGATAGGAAGTTTGACCGTTTTAAAGGGAGAGTAATGTTTCCTATTCATAGTATGTCTGGTAGAATTTTAGGATTTGGAGGAAGAATACTTACTAATGATAAAAAAGCAGCTAAATATTTAAACTCACCAGAAAGTGAAATTTATCATAAAAGTAAAATTTTATACGGACTTTATCATGCTAAAAAAGAAATAGCAAAGCAAGATAATTGTTTCTTAGTAGAAGGGTATACTGATGTTATTTCTTTTTACCAGTCAGGGGTTGAAAATGTAGTAGCTTCTTCTGGTACAGCATTAACTCCCGATCAAATTCGATTGGTAAATAGATTAACAAAAAATATAACGGTTCTTTTTGATGGAGATGCTGCAGGAATTAGAGCTTCTCTTAGAGGTATAGATTTAATTTTGGAGCAAGGAATGAATGTGAAAGTTGTTTCTTTCCCTGAAGGTGAAGACCCTGATAGTTTTGCTAAAGCACATTCTACAGCAGAGTTGAAAAGTTACTTAGAAGAAAAATCACAAGATTTTATTGAATTTAAAGTGTCTCTTTTAATGGAGGAGGCAAAAAATGATCCAGTAAAAAAAGCAGGTTTAATTCGAGATATTGTTACTAGTATTTCTAAAATTCCAGATGGTATCCAGAAAGAGGTGTATGTACAAGAATGTGCCAGAATTATGGATATTTCCGAACGAGTTTTATTTAGTGAGTTAGCTCAGTTAATAAATAAAGGAGCAAGTAAAAACTCTACTCAATCTACTCAACGAGCTTCTGAAAAAACAAAAATGGAGCTTGTTAAAGGGAAAGCTTCAGGTAAAGGTGCGCAAAAAATAGATCAATTAACAATTCTAGAAAAAGAAATTATACGAATTTTGTTGTTGTATGGAAACGAGGTGATTGATTTTATTAACTGGGTAGATGTTGTTGATAAGCATGGAAGACCTATGCTAGAAAAAGAAGAATACCAAAATTCAGTATCAAATGAATTGTACCTGAATTTACAAGAAGATGAAATTGAATTTTCAAATGAATTGTTTAGGTTAACCTATTATGAATTAGTACATCAATTAAATCAAAAAGAAAAAATAGTAATTGATCAGCTAATAATGCATGAAAATACTAATATCTCGAGTTTAGTAACTAATATTTTAATGGATGAAGAAAAATATACATTAAGTAGTTGGGAACGAAAAGAAGTTTTTGTTACCGAAACTGCTAAAATATTGCCAAAATTAGTTACTGATGCTATTTTGAATTTAAGAAGAGTGTTAATAGAAAAGAAAATAGAGGGTATACTTCAGGATATACAAGAAAAGCAAGCAGTTCCTGACTTAGAAGAGATTAGTAATTATACAGAGCTTAAAAAACTTCTTTTTGAAAAACTTAATAGAGTAGTTTAA
- the nadE gene encoding NAD(+) synthase: MDTPKVAEHIIKWLKDYATNAKVSGFVVGISGGIDSAVTSTLCAETGLTTLCVELPIHQATSQVNRANEHIKQLKERFKNVSETEVNLTSTFENFKTVVPQITSSPKVDLALANTRARLRMTTLYYFAGLHGLLVAGTGNKVEDFGVGFFTKYGDGGVDLSPIANLVKSEVYKLAEYLEVPTSIQKAQPTDGLFGDSRTDEDQIGASYDELEWAMDMQEKGKISTDFTGRKLEIYKIYTRLNRINQHKMIPIPVCEIPKDLK; this comes from the coding sequence ATGGATACACCTAAAGTTGCTGAGCATATTATTAAATGGTTAAAAGATTACGCTACTAATGCAAAAGTTAGTGGTTTTGTTGTTGGAATTTCAGGAGGAATAGATAGTGCAGTTACATCTACCCTATGCGCTGAAACGGGTTTAACAACATTGTGTGTCGAACTACCAATACACCAAGCTACTTCTCAAGTAAATAGAGCTAATGAACATATAAAACAACTAAAAGAACGATTTAAAAATGTTAGCGAAACTGAAGTTAATTTAACAAGTACTTTTGAAAATTTTAAAACAGTAGTTCCACAAATCACTTCATCTCCTAAAGTAGATTTAGCACTGGCAAATACACGTGCTCGTTTACGTATGACTACGTTATACTATTTTGCTGGATTACACGGTTTATTAGTTGCTGGAACTGGTAATAAAGTAGAAGATTTTGGAGTAGGTTTTTTTACTAAATATGGTGATGGTGGTGTAGATTTAAGCCCCATTGCAAATTTAGTAAAATCAGAAGTTTACAAACTTGCTGAATATTTAGAAGTTCCAACATCAATTCAAAAAGCACAACCTACAGATGGCTTATTTGGAGATAGTAGAACCGATGAAGATCAAATTGGAGCTTCATATGATGAATTAGAATGGGCTATGGACATGCAGGAAAAGGGTAAAATTAGCACTGATTTCACTGGTAGAAAGTTAGAAATATACAAAATATACACCCGACTCAACCGAATAAACCAGCATAAGATGATACCTATACCTGTTTGCGAGATTCCAAAAGACTTAAAGTAA
- the gldB gene encoding gliding motility lipoprotein GldB produces MQKFLALFLITVLFFSCKNGSKDEVDVSNISINFKLDRFDVDFYNSHEKQLNELKQYYPFLFPFGVHDSVWLKKRKDKDEQELFVEVQKKYNNIDVLKNELALLFKYVKYYNTKFKSPKVVTMLTNIDYDHRVVYADSLMLISLDSYLGEKHEFYGEYPAYIKQNNTKDRIIIDVANSIINKQVLIGKGRTFVDKMVDKGKKMYLLDAYVPMIDDRIKIGYNALKYSWAKNNEEEIWQYFIEKDLLFSTDKSLDRRFLEIAPFSKFYKEEDNLSPGRIGEWIGWQIVRSYMDKNDVSLHQLIRTSEEEIFKKSKYKPRR; encoded by the coding sequence ATGCAAAAGTTTTTAGCCCTTTTTTTGATAACAGTGTTGTTTTTTTCTTGTAAAAACGGAAGTAAAGATGAGGTTGATGTGTCTAATATTTCAATAAATTTTAAGCTTGATAGGTTTGATGTAGATTTTTACAATTCACATGAAAAACAGCTAAATGAGTTGAAACAATATTATCCTTTTTTATTTCCTTTTGGTGTACATGATAGTGTTTGGTTAAAGAAAAGGAAAGATAAAGATGAACAAGAATTATTTGTTGAAGTTCAAAAAAAGTACAATAATATAGATGTTTTAAAAAATGAGTTAGCGTTATTGTTTAAGTATGTAAAATATTATAACACGAAATTTAAGAGTCCTAAGGTAGTTACCATGCTTACAAATATTGATTATGATCATAGAGTTGTGTATGCTGATAGTTTGATGTTAATTTCATTAGATTCTTATTTAGGAGAAAAACATGAGTTTTATGGAGAATATCCAGCATATATTAAGCAAAATAATACTAAAGATCGAATAATAATAGATGTTGCTAATTCTATTATAAATAAACAAGTATTGATAGGGAAGGGAAGAACTTTTGTAGATAAGATGGTAGACAAAGGAAAAAAGATGTACTTATTAGATGCCTATGTGCCTATGATTGATGATAGAATAAAGATAGGTTATAATGCGTTGAAATATAGTTGGGCAAAAAATAATGAAGAAGAAATATGGCAGTATTTTATAGAAAAAGATTTGTTGTTTAGTACCGATAAAAGTTTGGACAGAAGATTTTTGGAAATAGCTCCATTTTCTAAATTTTATAAAGAGGAAGATAACTTGTCACCAGGAAGGATAGGAGAGTGGATTGGATGGCAAATTGTTAGGTCATATATGGATAAGAATGATGTATCTTTGCATCAGTTAATACGAACAAGCGAAGAGGAAATCTTTAAAAAATCTAAATATAAACCAAGGAGATAA
- the gldC gene encoding gliding motility protein GldC: MSVVHKSEIAFTVGLDENRIPEEISWNAEDGGIKNEESKAIMLSVWDHKKKDTLRMDLWTKDMPVDEMKQFFHQTLVSMAGSFERATNDEKMSATMRDFCDYFAEKLELVKK; encoded by the coding sequence ATGAGTGTAGTACATAAATCAGAAATAGCATTTACAGTAGGATTAGACGAAAATAGAATCCCTGAAGAAATTTCATGGAATGCTGAAGACGGTGGGATTAAAAATGAAGAATCTAAAGCAATTATGTTATCTGTTTGGGATCATAAGAAAAAAGACACTTTACGCATGGATTTGTGGACTAAAGACATGCCTGTTGATGAAATGAAGCAGTTTTTTCATCAAACCTTAGTATCTATGGCAGGATCATTTGAAAGAGCTACAAATGATGAGAAAATGAGTGCTACTATGAGAGATTTTTGCGATTATTTTGCAGAAAAATTGGAATTAGTAAAGAAATAA
- the folK gene encoding 2-amino-4-hydroxy-6-hydroxymethyldihydropteridine diphosphokinase produces MKIQRITYLSLGTNQGDKLKNLQNAIDVIANKVGSVLKVASIYETPSWGFSSKNFYNTSIKVSTYLPPETLITTLLKIENDLGRVRNDNNGYSDRVIDLDILLFDDEIIFSKNLIVPHPRMLERKFALAPLVEIAKNVIHPIEKIKLTDCLNNCSDTSDIKTIPEKLNRPIPITEKYNYIAIEGNIGAGKTSLTKMMADEFNAKIVLERFADNPFLPKFYSDNERYAFPLEMSFLADRYQQLSEDLAQFDLFKNFIVSDYYIFKSLIFAQITLQNDEYTLYRKMFDMMYKEITKPDLYVYLYQNTTRLLQNIKKRGRDYEQNIEASYLQKIHDGYSNFIKTQSDLNILIIDVSNLDFVNNTEDYEFIINKIKNHTS; encoded by the coding sequence ATGAAAATACAACGAATTACATACCTTTCATTAGGAACTAACCAAGGAGACAAGTTAAAAAATCTTCAAAATGCAATTGATGTAATTGCAAATAAAGTTGGATCAGTACTAAAAGTTGCTTCTATATATGAAACTCCTTCCTGGGGGTTTAGTAGTAAAAACTTTTATAATACTAGCATTAAAGTCTCTACCTATCTACCACCAGAAACATTAATTACAACACTTCTCAAAATCGAGAATGATTTAGGTAGAGTAAGGAATGATAATAATGGATATTCTGATAGAGTTATTGATCTTGACATTCTTCTTTTTGACGATGAAATTATTTTTTCAAAAAACTTAATAGTTCCTCATCCAAGAATGTTAGAGCGAAAATTCGCCCTTGCTCCACTGGTAGAGATTGCAAAAAATGTAATTCATCCTATTGAAAAAATAAAATTAACTGATTGTTTAAATAACTGTTCAGATACTTCAGATATAAAGACTATTCCTGAAAAGCTAAACAGACCTATACCAATTACTGAAAAATATAATTACATAGCTATTGAAGGTAACATTGGAGCAGGTAAAACATCGTTAACAAAAATGATGGCAGATGAATTTAATGCAAAAATAGTATTAGAACGTTTTGCTGACAATCCGTTTTTACCTAAATTTTATAGCGACAATGAACGATATGCTTTTCCTTTAGAAATGAGCTTTTTAGCAGATCGTTATCAACAACTTTCAGAAGATTTAGCTCAGTTTGATTTATTTAAAAACTTTATAGTTTCAGATTATTATATCTTTAAATCATTAATTTTTGCTCAAATTACTCTTCAGAATGACGAGTACACTTTATACAGGAAGATGTTTGACATGATGTATAAAGAAATTACAAAGCCAGATCTTTATGTTTATTTGTATCAAAACACAACACGTTTACTACAAAACATAAAGAAAAGAGGACGTGATTATGAACAAAATATAGAAGCAAGTTATTTACAAAAAATCCATGACGGTTATAGTAATTTTATAAAAACTCAATCAGATCTTAATATTTTAATTATTGACGTTTCTAATTTAGATTTCGTTAATAATACAGAAGATTATGAATTTATAATTAACAAAATAAAAAACCATACTTCATAA
- a CDS encoding RNA polymerase sigma factor has product MELEKLINSCIKKEHQAQNALYKLYKDVLFGVSLKYCINREEAQDNLQDSFIEILNNIKKFNNKGSFEGWMKRITINKAIDKYKKNIKSNTPLKDIHLKANIEIPPIKEIPLSIILKFIQELPDQYRICFNLYELDNYSHKEISTMLSISEGTSKSNLFRAKKVLKNKVLNYKKTNNSHE; this is encoded by the coding sequence TTGGAATTAGAAAAATTAATTAATTCTTGTATAAAAAAAGAGCATCAAGCACAGAACGCACTTTATAAACTATATAAAGATGTATTATTTGGTGTATCCTTAAAGTATTGTATAAATAGAGAAGAAGCACAAGACAATCTTCAAGATTCATTCATTGAAATTCTAAATAATATAAAAAAATTTAATAACAAAGGATCTTTTGAAGGTTGGATGAAAAGAATTACAATTAATAAAGCTATTGACAAATACAAAAAAAACATAAAATCAAACACTCCTCTAAAAGACATACATTTAAAAGCTAATATAGAAATACCTCCAATAAAAGAAATACCATTGTCCATCATATTAAAATTCATTCAAGAATTACCAGATCAATATAGAATCTGTTTCAATTTATATGAACTAGATAATTACTCACATAAAGAAATATCTACAATGCTTTCTATATCAGAAGGAACTTCTAAATCTAATTTATTTAGAGCAAAAAAAGTATTAAAAAACAAAGTTCTAAACTATAAAAAAACAAACAATTCACATGAATAA
- a CDS encoding C1 family peptidase encodes MKKRIHLFIISLSVLFINSCEYSYNQFPLENETPPIFVPDIIISEESPYDPNQTGSACNSALKKTSSSELINLITIPDSLPNIIDLSTDMPPVRSQGHQGSCVAWATSYYLKSYQEKTQHNYEYSSYKDVMSPSFVYNQTKENSNCLSGSNIQNALELLKSQGTTSWKEFPYTDIACSTLPTNKQLALAEKNKIKEYYYVSVPDTITQKRYTLINLIKTLLNQKQPVVISMDFENLVFENQKGQYITNTYSKNPIEGLCGHAILIVGYDDTMNAFNIVNSWGTNWGNEGYCWVNYNFFLKKNNKDYQKGLTSAYVAYDAD; translated from the coding sequence ATGAAAAAAAGGATTCATCTATTTATTATTTCCCTATCTGTATTGTTTATAAATAGCTGCGAATATTCATATAATCAATTCCCTCTTGAAAATGAAACCCCTCCTATTTTTGTTCCGGATATAATTATTTCAGAAGAATCTCCATACGATCCAAACCAAACAGGAAGTGCTTGTAATAGTGCTTTAAAAAAAACTTCATCATCTGAGTTAATAAATTTAATTACAATCCCTGATAGTTTACCTAATATTATTGATCTATCAACCGATATGCCACCGGTTAGAAGTCAAGGTCATCAAGGAAGTTGTGTAGCATGGGCTACAAGCTATTATTTAAAAAGTTATCAAGAAAAAACACAACATAACTATGAGTACAGCTCATATAAAGATGTAATGAGCCCTTCTTTTGTCTATAACCAAACTAAAGAAAACTCAAACTGTTTATCAGGATCTAACATTCAAAATGCTCTAGAACTTTTAAAAAGTCAAGGAACAACTAGTTGGAAAGAGTTTCCTTATACAGATATCGCTTGCTCAACTTTACCTACTAACAAGCAACTTGCTTTAGCTGAAAAAAATAAAATAAAAGAATATTATTACGTGAGTGTTCCTGATACAATTACTCAAAAAAGATACACTCTAATAAACCTAATAAAAACATTACTCAACCAAAAACAACCTGTTGTAATTTCAATGGACTTTGAAAATCTAGTTTTCGAAAATCAAAAGGGACAATATATTACCAATACTTATAGCAAAAACCCTATTGAAGGGCTTTGTGGACATGCAATTTTAATAGTTGGATATGATGATACTATGAATGCCTTTAACATTGTTAATTCCTGGGGAACAAACTGGGGTAACGAAGGGTATTGTTGGGTTAATTATAATTTTTTTCTTAAAAAAAACAACAAAGACTACCAAAAAGGGCTTACTAGTGCTTATGTAGCATATGATGCAGATTAA
- the rpsO gene encoding 30S ribosomal protein S15, whose amino-acid sequence MYLTKEVKQEIFAKHGKGNNDTGTAEGQIALFTHRINHLTEHLKRNRKDFNTERSLVKMVGKRRSLLDYLKKKEINRYRAIIKELGIRK is encoded by the coding sequence ATGTATTTAACTAAAGAAGTAAAACAAGAAATTTTTGCTAAACACGGTAAAGGTAACAACGATACTGGAACAGCAGAAGGACAAATTGCGTTATTTACGCACAGAATTAACCATTTAACTGAGCACTTAAAAAGAAATCGTAAAGATTTTAACACTGAGCGTTCTTTAGTAAAGATGGTAGGTAAGCGTAGAAGTTTGTTAGATTACTTAAAGAAAAAAGAAATCAACAGATATCGTGCAATTATCAAAGAATTAGGTATTAGAAAATAA
- the accD gene encoding acetyl-CoA carboxylase, carboxyltransferase subunit beta — protein sequence MAWFKRKDKGIQTPTEEKKDTPKGLWYKTPSGKVIDTEELKKNLYVSPEDGYHVRIGSKEYFELFFDNNEFKELDAKLTAKDPLKFEDTKKYPDRLKAAQKKTGLKDAVRTAVGKSMGKDIVIASMDFAFIGGSMGSVVGEKIARAIDYSIKNELPFLMVSKSGGARMMEASLSLMQLVKTSAKLAQLADAKIPYISLCTDPTTGGTTASFAMLGDINIAEPNALIAFAGPRVVKDTTGKELPEGFQRSEFVLEHGFLDGIYERKHLKQQVNLYIDLIQNQPIRA from the coding sequence ATGGCTTGGTTTAAACGTAAAGACAAAGGAATTCAGACCCCAACTGAAGAAAAAAAAGACACACCTAAAGGCTTGTGGTACAAAACCCCAAGTGGAAAGGTTATTGATACTGAAGAATTAAAGAAAAACTTATATGTAAGTCCTGAAGATGGATACCATGTAAGAATAGGTAGTAAAGAATATTTTGAATTGTTTTTTGACAATAATGAATTTAAAGAGTTAGATGCAAAATTAACTGCGAAAGACCCTTTAAAATTTGAAGACACTAAAAAATATCCAGATCGCTTAAAGGCTGCTCAAAAGAAAACAGGATTAAAAGATGCTGTTAGAACTGCCGTTGGGAAATCAATGGGGAAAGACATTGTTATTGCTTCAATGGATTTTGCTTTTATTGGTGGCTCAATGGGAAGTGTTGTTGGAGAAAAAATAGCACGTGCTATTGATTATTCAATCAAAAACGAATTGCCTTTCTTAATGGTTTCTAAATCTGGAGGAGCACGTATGATGGAAGCATCTTTATCATTAATGCAATTAGTAAAAACTTCAGCTAAATTAGCGCAATTAGCAGATGCAAAAATTCCATACATTTCATTATGTACAGATCCAACAACTGGAGGAACAACAGCTTCTTTTGCAATGCTTGGTGATATTAATATTGCTGAACCAAATGCATTAATTGCTTTTGCAGGTCCACGTGTTGTAAAAGACACAACAGGTAAGGAATTACCTGAAGGTTTTCAGCGTTCTGAATTTGTATTAGAACATGGTTTCCTTGATGGAATTTATGAAAGAAAACACCTAAAACAACAGGTTAACTTATATATTGACCTAATACAAAATCAACCTATTAGAGCATAA
- the fbaA gene encoding class II fructose-bisphosphate aldolase → MIKAGVATGKEVQEIFKLAKEKNFALPAVNVVGSNTINTVLETAKELNSPVIIQFSNGGAQFNAGKGLSNENEKSAIAGAVAGAKHIHLLAEAYGIPVILHTDHAAKKLLPWIDGLLDASEEFYKETGKSLYSSHMIDLSEEPLEENIEICKKYLARMSKMGMTLEIELGITGGEEDGVDNSDVDVSKLYTQPEEVAYAYEELLKVSDQFTIAAAFGNVHGVYKPGNVKLTPKILKNSQEYISKKYNVPHNTIDFVFHGGSGSTIEEIREAIGYGVIKMNIDTDLQYAFTEGIRDYITEKSAYLQAQIGNPEGSDVPNKKYYDPRKWLREGEQTFKARLKKAFEDLNNVNTL, encoded by the coding sequence ATGATTAAAGCTGGAGTTGCCACAGGTAAAGAAGTTCAAGAGATTTTTAAATTAGCAAAAGAAAAAAACTTTGCCTTACCCGCAGTTAATGTTGTAGGTTCAAATACAATTAATACAGTTTTAGAAACTGCAAAAGAATTAAATTCACCTGTAATTATTCAATTTTCTAATGGAGGTGCGCAATTCAATGCTGGAAAAGGTTTATCTAATGAAAACGAAAAATCTGCCATTGCTGGAGCTGTAGCTGGAGCAAAACATATACATTTATTAGCTGAAGCTTATGGTATACCAGTAATTTTACATACTGACCACGCTGCTAAAAAACTATTACCTTGGATTGATGGTTTATTAGACGCAAGTGAAGAGTTTTATAAAGAAACAGGTAAGTCATTATATAGTTCTCATATGATTGATTTAAGTGAAGAACCACTTGAAGAAAACATAGAGATTTGTAAAAAATACTTAGCTCGAATGAGTAAAATGGGTATGACTTTAGAAATTGAATTAGGAATTACTGGTGGTGAAGAAGATGGTGTTGATAATTCTGATGTAGATGTTTCTAAACTATATACACAACCAGAAGAAGTAGCTTATGCTTACGAAGAATTACTAAAAGTAAGTGATCAATTTACCATTGCTGCAGCTTTTGGAAATGTTCATGGTGTTTATAAACCTGGAAATGTAAAATTAACTCCAAAAATTTTAAAGAACTCTCAAGAGTACATATCTAAAAAATACAATGTTCCTCATAATACGATAGATTTCGTTTTTCATGGAGGTTCAGGATCTACTATAGAAGAAATTCGTGAAGCAATTGGATACGGTGTAATTAAAATGAATATTGATACTGATTTACAATATGCTTTTACAGAAGGTATTCGTGATTACATCACTGAGAAATCAGCATATTTACAAGCACAAATAGGTAACCCTGAAGGTAGCGATGTACCTAATAAAAAATACTACGATCCTCGTAAATGGTTGCGTGAAGGAGAGCAAACATTTAAAGCAAGATTAAAAAAGGCTTTCGAAGATTTAAATAATGTTAATACTTTATAG